The following proteins are co-located in the Paralichthys olivaceus isolate ysfri-2021 chromosome 2, ASM2471397v2, whole genome shotgun sequence genome:
- the LOC138413540 gene encoding bcl-2-like protein 15: protein MAPVDLETFQWQTSEIIKCLLQDEEQDEEQGVQCRSCHGSVETDGPDDFDPVLIADKLRNVADSLNDDITFKATLNSLKEAAAQEAVEAAFSQGVEALCQTYVAQTPEVAPEMQLINASVALVLFVKKSSPELIKKVQRAMMSFFNRRVSTWVTQQGGWDKVSAV from the exons ATGGCTCCTGTCGACCTCGAGACGTTCCAGTGGCAGACCAGCGAAATTATCAAGTGTCTGCTGCAGGACGAGGAGCAGGACGAGGAGCAGGGCGTGCAGTGTCGATCCTGTCATGGATCTGTGGAGACTGACGGTCCAG atgatTTTGACCCAGTTCTGATAGCCGATAAACTGAGAAACGTGGCTGATTCCCTGAATGATGACATCACGTTTAAAGCTACACTCAATAGCCTgaaggaagcagcagcacaagag GCCGTGGAAGCAGCCTTCAGCCAAGGTGTGGAGGCCTTGTGCCAGACTTACGTCGCTCAGACGCCTGAGGTAGCTCCAGAGATGCAGCTCATCAATGCCTCAGTGGCCTTGGTGCTCTTTGTGAAGAAGTCCTCCCCAGAGCTGATAAAGAAAGTCCAGAGGGCCATGATGTCATTCTTCAACAGGCGTGTTAGCACATGGGTGACTCAGCAAGGTGGATGG gataAAGTATCTGCTGTTTAA